In Rhinoderma darwinii isolate aRhiDar2 chromosome 5 unlocalized genomic scaffold, aRhiDar2.hap1 SUPER_5_unloc_22, whole genome shotgun sequence, a single genomic region encodes these proteins:
- the LOC142687356 gene encoding uncharacterized protein LOC142687356 isoform X2, with protein sequence MLRKVKKGLKLDKSSSLTRAEKNIWAADDESEERLQREGRQFSDHLINPVITDVPDFKERLSGELVFLKTSQIVHGIFSELIKKEKIGRKREKIIEFRRAPLITVLAVISRQQDSFLAEELLWIDYNPLMDEFMPRRMWPVSKIKMATKQLHQLYQIVSVETEGEHLFHVHSPKEERDKTFLQWEYIIHHINQQEPFHLDDILSADTRSMDWKFNEKIRNIDPECWIQEENIKRRGWLRMSDDVRYWWKVAKSKISGKKVTQEKSRESKERPENIKEPSSSSSSQPESSDPEPTVQDDLTELVLKEVEDPKENINLLRSEEQDLRERIIEVQNGQIVRPRSNLGLTYDNDYTTTWRLSGWWEMISL encoded by the exons GGCCGCCGATGACGAATCGGAAGAACGCCTCCAAAGGGAAGGCAGACAGTTCAGTGACCATCTTATAAACCCAGTGATCACCGATGTCCCTGACTTTAAGGAGAGATTATCTGGAGAACTGGTCTTCCTGAAAACATCCCAGATCGTCCATGGAATCTTCTCTGAG CTGATTAAAAAAGAGAAGATCGGACGAAAGAGGGAGAAAATTATCGAGTTTAGGAGAGCGCCTCTAATAACAGTGCTGGCTGTAATATCAAGGCAGCAGGATTCATTTCTGGCGGAGGAACTCCTATGGATAGATTACAACCCTCTAATGGATGAATTCATGCCTAGAAG GATGTGGCCGGTGTCCAAAATCAAGATGGCCACAAAACAGCTTCACCAATTATATCAAATTGTGTCTGTGGAAACTGAAGGAGAACATTTATTTCATGTTCATTCCCCAAAAGAAGAACGTGACAAAACCTTCCTTCAGTGGGAATATATAATCCATCACATCAACCAGCAGGAACCT TTTCATCTTGATGACATATTATCTGCAGATACAAG GTCAATGGATTGGAAATTCAATGAAAAGATCCGTAATATCGATCCTGAATGCTGGATACAAGAGGAGAATATAAAGAGAA GGGGCTGGCTAAGAATGAGTGATGATGTCAGATATTGGTGGAAAGTTGCTAAATCTAAAATCTCTGGAAAGAAAGTCACTCAAGAAAAAAGTAGAGAGAGCAAAGAAAGACCAGAAAACATTAAagaaccctcctcttcttcatcatctcAACCAGAGAGCTCAGACCCAGAGCCCACCGTGCAGGATGACCTTACAGAGCTAGTCCTGAAAGAGGTAGAAGATCCTAAGGAAAACATCAACTTATTAAGATCTGAGGAGCAGGACCTGAGAGAGAGGATCATAGAAGTGCAGAATGGACAGATTGTGAGACCACGCTCAAATCTCGGGTTAACATATGACAATGATTATACAACAACTTGGAGACTATCTGGCTGGTGGGAAATGATCAGCCTATAA